One part of the Gemmatimonadaceae bacterium genome encodes these proteins:
- a CDS encoding class I tRNA ligase family protein, which yields MNDLVLDKNGVKMSKTRGNVVNPWEVIASHGADAIRLFLIASSQLGTPKQFDVDAIRDTAARFLVTLKNVYSGIFALYANFGWEPSASDPAVASRPVLDRWILSRLADVEASVQGAMQAFDATTAARAIMSFVVDDLSNWYVRLSRGRFYDVDGADNRAAFATLHECLVVTTRLLAPIAPLVTDWMHRELTGTSVHLARYVREPGLSAERDLSLERGMAEVRELATLGRAAREEAGINVRKPLSRVVCVVPRDAADHVTPLLGLLRAELNVKEVALATSADDLVTLEAKPNFRSLGKKFGKATPLAAKAVQSLASEHLRAFEHGEALALTVEGETHTLDAEDLTIVRRASGALVVKEAQGRFAAIDPAMSPALVQEGLSREVVSRVQRLRKESGLAVSDRIGLRIWGAGEIELAVTEYKEWIAGEVLARRVTVGRDDVLDEHEAHEVEIDGLHARVALTRDE from the coding sequence GTGAATGACCTTGTTCTCGACAAGAACGGGGTCAAGATGTCGAAGACGCGCGGCAACGTCGTGAATCCGTGGGAGGTGATTGCCTCGCACGGCGCCGACGCGATCCGACTCTTCCTCATTGCGTCGAGCCAGTTGGGAACGCCCAAGCAATTCGACGTCGACGCCATTCGCGACACGGCGGCGCGCTTCCTCGTCACGCTCAAGAACGTGTACAGCGGGATCTTTGCGCTGTACGCGAACTTCGGCTGGGAGCCGTCGGCCAGCGATCCGGCGGTCGCGAGTCGGCCGGTGCTGGATCGCTGGATCCTTTCGCGCCTGGCCGACGTCGAGGCGAGCGTCCAGGGGGCGATGCAGGCGTTCGATGCTACGACGGCCGCGCGCGCCATCATGTCGTTCGTGGTCGACGATCTCTCCAACTGGTACGTGCGCCTGTCGCGAGGGCGTTTCTATGACGTGGATGGAGCGGACAATCGCGCCGCCTTTGCCACGTTGCACGAATGCCTCGTGGTGACGACGCGATTGCTGGCACCCATCGCGCCTTTGGTCACCGACTGGATGCATCGCGAGCTGACGGGAACTTCCGTGCACCTTGCCCGTTACGTGCGGGAGCCAGGCCTGTCCGCGGAACGCGACTTGTCGCTCGAGCGCGGAATGGCGGAAGTGCGCGAGCTGGCCACGCTGGGGCGCGCCGCGCGTGAGGAGGCCGGGATCAACGTGCGCAAACCGCTGTCGCGCGTGGTGTGCGTGGTGCCGCGCGACGCGGCGGACCACGTCACGCCGCTGCTCGGGTTGCTGCGCGCGGAGCTGAACGTGAAGGAGGTCGCACTGGCCACGTCGGCCGACGACCTCGTGACGCTGGAGGCCAAGCCGAACTTCCGCTCCCTGGGGAAGAAGTTCGGGAAGGCAACGCCACTGGCCGCCAAGGCGGTGCAATCGCTGGCCAGCGAGCACCTGCGGGCGTTCGAGCACGGGGAGGCACTGGCGCTCACCGTGGAAGGGGAGACGCATACGCTGGACGCGGAGGACCTCACGATCGTGCGGCGGGCGTCGGGGGCGCTGGTGGTGAAGGAGGCGCAAGGGCGGTTTGCCGCCATCGATCCGGCGATGTCGCCGGCGCTGGTGCAGGAGGGATTGTCGCGCGAGGTGGTGAGCCGCGTGCAACGCTTGCGGAAGGAATCGGGATTGGCGGTCTCCGACCGCATTGGCCTCCGGATCTGGGGGGCGGGCGAGATCGAGTTGGCGGTGACGGAGTACAAGGAGTGGATCGCGGGCGAGGTGCTCGCTCGCCGCGTCACGGTCGGCCGTGACGATGTGCTGGATGAACACGAGGCACACGAGGTGGAGATCGATGGACTCCACGCGCGTGTGGCCCTGACCAGGGACGAATAG
- a CDS encoding TraR/DksA C4-type zinc finger protein — protein sequence MASTSGGSGAAAPKKPKPMNKKNLQHFEKRLMEERKRVLKELGKYDEVFNATDQSSDGDLSSYSFHMADQGTDAMEREKAFLFASQEGRFLWHIDQALRRLYKSPETFGKCHQCGDDIAFERLDALPHARYCIKCKQREEDAKKG from the coding sequence ATGGCATCGACCAGTGGCGGAAGTGGCGCGGCGGCCCCCAAGAAGCCGAAGCCGATGAACAAGAAGAACCTCCAGCACTTCGAGAAGCGCTTGATGGAAGAGCGCAAGCGCGTGCTGAAGGAGCTGGGGAAGTACGACGAGGTGTTCAACGCCACCGACCAGTCGTCCGATGGCGACCTGTCGTCGTACTCGTTCCACATGGCCGACCAGGGGACCGACGCCATGGAGCGCGAGAAGGCGTTCCTGTTCGCGAGCCAGGAAGGGCGATTCCTCTGGCATATCGACCAGGCACTGCGTCGCCTCTACAAGTCGCCGGAGACGTTCGGCAAGTGTCACCAGTGCGGCGACGACATCGCCTTCGAGCGGCTCGACGCCCTTCCGCATGCTCGCTATTGCATCAAGTGCAAGCAGCGGGAAGAAGATGCCAAGAAGGGTTAG
- the lspA gene encoding signal peptidase II, whose amino-acid sequence MPRRVSHAALFWPIVVVLVLADRITKSVAEELLWPRGVPRAVFGDAEWFRWTLVYNPGAAFGFHLGPYSRWIFLALTVGALAILWHLYRTTEAGHKVRVLAIALVTSGALGNLIDRIVSPNGVVDFIDIGVGDMRWPTFNVADMAVSCGAVLLAMVLWREDELADRRKGEVGVATVAESPRAGS is encoded by the coding sequence ATGCCAAGAAGGGTTAGTCACGCCGCGCTCTTCTGGCCGATCGTGGTGGTGCTGGTGCTCGCCGACCGCATCACCAAGTCGGTGGCCGAGGAGCTGCTCTGGCCACGCGGCGTTCCGCGCGCGGTCTTCGGCGACGCCGAGTGGTTCCGGTGGACGTTGGTCTACAACCCCGGTGCCGCCTTCGGCTTTCACCTGGGGCCGTACTCGCGCTGGATCTTCCTTGCGCTCACCGTCGGCGCGCTGGCGATCCTGTGGCACCTGTACCGGACCACCGAGGCGGGGCACAAGGTGCGCGTGCTGGCCATTGCGCTGGTCACGTCGGGGGCGCTGGGAAACCTGATCGATCGCATCGTCTCGCCTAACGGCGTCGTCGACTTCATCGACATCGGGGTGGGGGACATGCGCTGGCCCACCTTCAACGTCGCGGACATGGCGGTGTCGTGCGGTGCGGTCCTGCTCGCGATGGTGCTGTGGCGCGAGGACGAACTCGCCGATCGTCGCAAGGGCGAGGTGGGGGTGGCAACGGTTGCCGAGTCGCCGCGCGCCGGCTCGTGA
- a CDS encoding RluA family pseudouridine synthase, giving the protein MSERAVSERAVSERAESDRLEGTRRSFVCEANSDVRLDALVAREMGVSRTQAATLIANGHVTVAGRREKAAYKAAAGEPVDVFLPPPAPREIRGEAIALSIVFEDDDLVVIDKPAGMVVHPAPGNWTGTLVNALVGRGGALSDVGGDERPGLVHRLDKDTSGLLIVAKNDRVHRLLSSAIAERRVVRRYATLIWGHLDADERTVDKPIGRDPRDRQRMAIVETGRAARTTFRRLARFDAGDLLRAHLHTGRTHQIRVHLASIGHPVVGDDTYGGGGGRALVGLPPRRHFLHAAWLRFQHPVTRVAMDLRAPLPDDLRQSLAKVADDATLLSEGDPLEHFGFYVEPVAEGR; this is encoded by the coding sequence GTGAGCGAGCGCGCCGTGAGCGAGCGCGCCGTGAGCGAGCGCGCCGAGAGCGATCGCCTCGAGGGGACGCGGCGTTCCTTCGTGTGCGAGGCGAACAGCGATGTTCGCCTCGATGCGTTGGTGGCCCGCGAGATGGGAGTCTCGCGCACGCAGGCGGCAACGCTCATCGCCAACGGGCACGTGACGGTGGCCGGGCGGCGCGAGAAGGCGGCCTACAAGGCCGCAGCGGGGGAACCGGTCGACGTCTTCCTCCCGCCCCCCGCCCCCCGCGAGATCCGCGGCGAGGCGATCGCGCTCTCGATCGTCTTCGAGGACGACGACCTCGTGGTCATCGACAAGCCGGCCGGGATGGTGGTGCATCCGGCGCCCGGCAATTGGACGGGGACGCTGGTCAACGCGCTCGTGGGGCGCGGCGGCGCGCTGTCCGATGTGGGGGGCGACGAGCGACCAGGGCTGGTCCATCGCCTCGACAAGGACACATCCGGGCTCCTCATCGTCGCCAAGAACGATCGGGTACACCGCCTCCTCTCCTCGGCAATTGCCGAGCGGCGCGTCGTCAGGCGCTACGCGACGCTGATCTGGGGCCATCTCGACGCCGACGAGCGCACCGTTGACAAGCCCATCGGGCGCGACCCGCGCGACCGCCAGCGCATGGCAATCGTGGAGACGGGGAGGGCCGCCCGGACGACGTTTCGCCGGCTGGCGCGCTTCGACGCGGGGGACTTGTTGCGCGCCCACTTGCACACCGGGCGCACGCATCAGATTCGGGTGCACCTGGCGTCGATCGGGCACCCGGTGGTGGGGGACGATACGTATGGCGGCGGTGGGGGACGCGCCCTGGTGGGGTTGCCGCCCCGCCGTCACTTCCTGCACGCGGCGTGGCTTCGCTTCCAGCACCCCGTGACGCGCGTCGCCATGGACCTGCGCGCCCCCCTTCCCGACGACCTGCGGCAGTCGCTGGCCAAGGTCGCCGACGACGCGACGTTGCTCTCCGAGGGTGACCCGCTGGAGCATTTCGGCTTCTACGTCGAGCCGGTGGCGGAGGGGCGATGA
- a CDS encoding purine-binding chemotaxis protein CheW encodes MSQGASQPHVIVEGAGTLFAIEQGAVREVVPARALTRLPGASAAVRGLLNVRGTLVTVVDLATRFARGTSAGEELSVVIVVTQSRTLGLLVNDVIDVQAYSADDFVPTGLEPPDPALRGMGHFDGRIVLSVDLQELARQTFA; translated from the coding sequence ATGAGCCAGGGCGCCAGCCAACCGCATGTAATCGTCGAGGGGGCCGGGACGCTCTTCGCGATCGAGCAGGGGGCGGTGCGCGAAGTGGTGCCGGCGCGAGCGCTCACGCGACTCCCCGGCGCGAGCGCCGCCGTGCGCGGCCTGCTCAACGTGCGCGGGACGCTGGTGACGGTGGTGGACCTCGCGACGCGCTTTGCGCGCGGAACGTCGGCGGGAGAGGAGTTGTCGGTTGTGATCGTCGTCACGCAGTCGCGCACCTTGGGACTGCTCGTGAACGACGTCATCGACGTGCAGGCGTACTCGGCCGATGACTTCGTCCCGACCGGGCTCGAGCCTCCCGATCCGGCGCTGCGGGGGATGGGACATTTTGACGGCAGAATCGTCCTCTCCGTGGACCT